The Amycolatopsis mongoliensis genome includes a window with the following:
- the mtrB gene encoding MtrAB system histidine kinase MtrB produces the protein MTTETGRRLPAFARSTARLVRRVVVFARRRAVAFNELWKHSLQFRVTVSTLALSSAVVFVLGMVLQNQITERLLDTKRDAAIAQTRAAGDTAAGELVGLGAETDEAMGDRLQNALKKIAITPTSKDAAGSAAGTFIPVLASGGHDQSAAEPPSAGPFENVPPRLRQFVEANEMSWLEHTVSDPDGGRTTYLIVGTPLNTVATPLQLYLLFPLTTEQNTVATVQNTLLVGGLVLLLLLAGITNLVTRQVVRPVRQAAAAAEQFAGGDLDQRLAVLGEDDLAKLAVSYNGMAASIQGQIRQLEEFGGLQRRFTSDVSHELRTPLTTVRMAADVLHASREQFPAGLARSTELLVDELDRFESLLGDLLEISRLDAGVEELSAEFIDVRPIATRAVEQVRVIAGNAGSSVELVLPDEEVVAEVDARRVERILRNLLGNAVDHSEGKPVVLTVGANETAVAVTVRDHGVGLRPGEADLVFNRFWRADPSRNRRTGGTGLGLAISQEDARLHGGELDAWGEPGDGACFRLVLPRRQDVPAGDPPLVLPPPDRAAVEVPLGLIEITPAPEAIFAEREEIGQ, from the coding sequence ATGACCACGGAGACCGGCAGACGGCTCCCCGCCTTCGCGCGTTCGACGGCACGCCTGGTGCGGCGTGTCGTCGTTTTCGCGCGCCGTCGCGCGGTCGCGTTCAACGAGCTGTGGAAGCACTCGCTGCAGTTCCGCGTCACCGTCTCGACGCTGGCGCTGTCCTCCGCCGTCGTGTTCGTGCTCGGCATGGTGCTGCAGAACCAGATCACCGAGCGCCTGCTGGACACCAAGCGCGACGCCGCCATCGCGCAGACCCGCGCGGCCGGCGACACCGCCGCCGGTGAGCTGGTCGGCCTCGGTGCCGAGACCGACGAAGCGATGGGCGACCGGCTCCAGAACGCGCTGAAGAAGATCGCGATCACGCCGACCAGCAAGGACGCGGCCGGTTCGGCGGCGGGCACGTTCATCCCGGTGCTCGCCAGCGGCGGCCACGACCAGTCCGCCGCGGAGCCCCCGTCGGCCGGGCCGTTCGAGAACGTGCCGCCGCGGCTGCGCCAGTTCGTCGAAGCCAACGAGATGAGCTGGCTCGAGCACACCGTCTCCGATCCCGACGGCGGGCGCACGACGTACCTGATCGTCGGCACGCCGCTCAACACCGTCGCCACCCCGTTGCAGCTGTACCTGCTGTTCCCGCTGACGACCGAGCAGAACACCGTCGCGACCGTGCAGAACACGCTGCTCGTCGGCGGGCTCGTGCTGCTGCTCCTGCTGGCGGGCATCACGAACCTGGTGACCCGGCAGGTGGTGCGCCCGGTCCGGCAGGCCGCGGCGGCGGCCGAGCAGTTCGCCGGGGGCGATCTCGACCAGCGCCTCGCCGTGCTCGGCGAAGACGACCTGGCGAAGCTCGCGGTGTCCTACAACGGGATGGCCGCGAGCATCCAGGGCCAGATCCGCCAGCTCGAGGAGTTCGGCGGGCTGCAGCGCCGGTTCACCTCCGACGTCTCGCACGAGCTGCGTACACCGCTGACCACCGTCCGGATGGCCGCGGACGTGCTGCACGCGTCCCGCGAGCAGTTCCCGGCCGGGCTCGCGCGCTCGACCGAGCTGCTGGTCGACGAGCTCGACCGGTTCGAGTCGCTGCTCGGCGACCTGCTGGAGATCAGCAGGCTCGACGCCGGTGTCGAGGAGCTGTCCGCGGAGTTCATCGACGTCCGCCCGATCGCCACCCGCGCGGTCGAGCAGGTGCGGGTGATCGCCGGCAACGCGGGCAGCTCGGTGGAGCTCGTGCTGCCCGACGAGGAGGTCGTCGCGGAGGTCGACGCCCGGCGCGTCGAGCGGATCCTGCGCAACCTGCTCGGCAACGCCGTCGACCACAGCGAAGGCAAGCCGGTGGTGCTCACCGTCGGGGCCAACGAGACCGCGGTCGCGGTGACCGTCCGGGACCACGGCGTCGGCCTGCGGCCCGGCGAGGCCGACCTGGTGTTCAACCGGTTCTGGCGCGCCGACCCGTCGCGCAACCGGCGCACCGGTGGCACCGGGCTCGGCCTGGCGATCAGCCAGGAGGACGCGCGCCTGCACGGCGGCGAGCTCGACGCGTGGGGCGAACCCGGCGACGGCGCGTGCTTCCGGCTCGTGCTGCCGCGCCGCCAGGACGTGCCCGCCGGCGACCCGCCGCTGGTGCTGCCGCCGCCCGACCGGGCGGCCGTCGAGGTGCCCCTCGGGCTGATCGAGATCACGCCGGCGCCCGAGGCGATCTTCGCCGAACGTGAGGAAATCGGTCAGTGA
- a CDS encoding LpqB family beta-propeller domain-containing protein produces the protein MKRLLPVVLCLALVAGCANVPLESQPVVVSGERQGQGSGDVVPEPKPDIDPLTLVRDFVGATLKPGQNNAAARAYLDEQSRANWRPSRSLTIIQDTFGTVYDPSPQPDPNTLVVNVRGIDVGTLDQNSAFVPDYTPAALKVKVRKQANGQWRIVDPPPDLYATESDFSENYTEVPVNFYSEQSATFVPDRRYVVAKPQSGLPSRVMYLLVNGPSTSLAGAVKNLLGEPVEIDTNVKSLDDGTLLVPLTGLSGVADATRNLIAAQIVLTLQYVTSARIRILADGAPLVANHPDWRSNELPAYGATLSPSQQLPGLMTVGGRVRSLLDGAPVAGPAGNGGYDVVSAAQSIDGKRLAVVERDSGRVRLRIGDLGHDLPLVGLGGTTLSRPTWRPGTGEVWTVVDQVSVARMVVNPDNQWTPLQVNATDLTQQGDITELRFSRDGARVAAVVNGQLWVASVVGSGDSVALREPRLLQPHDLRDVVDVDWLAPDMLVAVTRSTSQPVVRVTVDGQRMDAFNSSNLTPQVHGVTAAPGRPIVVADASGLWMASVLGEVWRPQNHSVKDADPFYPG, from the coding sequence TTGAAACGCCTTCTGCCCGTGGTGCTGTGCCTGGCGCTGGTCGCCGGTTGCGCGAACGTCCCGCTCGAGTCCCAGCCCGTGGTCGTCTCCGGCGAACGCCAGGGCCAGGGTTCGGGCGACGTCGTGCCCGAGCCGAAGCCGGACATCGACCCGCTGACCCTCGTGCGCGACTTCGTCGGCGCGACGCTCAAGCCGGGCCAGAACAACGCGGCCGCCCGCGCCTACCTGGACGAGCAGAGCCGGGCGAACTGGCGCCCGAGCCGCAGCCTGACGATCATCCAGGACACTTTCGGCACGGTCTACGACCCGTCGCCGCAGCCCGACCCGAACACCCTGGTCGTCAACGTGCGCGGGATCGACGTCGGCACGCTCGACCAGAACAGCGCGTTCGTGCCGGACTACACCCCGGCGGCGCTCAAGGTGAAGGTGCGCAAGCAGGCGAACGGCCAGTGGCGGATCGTCGACCCGCCGCCCGACCTGTACGCGACCGAGTCGGACTTCAGCGAGAACTACACCGAGGTGCCGGTCAACTTCTACTCCGAGCAGTCGGCCACCTTCGTCCCCGACCGGCGCTACGTCGTCGCGAAGCCGCAGTCCGGGTTGCCGAGCCGGGTGATGTACCTGCTGGTCAACGGGCCGTCGACGAGCCTGGCCGGGGCGGTGAAGAACCTGCTCGGCGAGCCGGTGGAGATCGACACCAACGTCAAGAGCCTCGACGACGGGACGCTGCTGGTGCCGCTGACCGGGCTGTCCGGGGTCGCCGACGCCACCCGGAACCTGATCGCCGCGCAGATCGTCCTGACGCTGCAGTACGTGACGTCGGCGCGGATCCGGATCCTCGCCGACGGTGCCCCGCTGGTCGCGAACCACCCGGACTGGCGCTCGAACGAGCTGCCCGCGTACGGCGCGACGCTGTCGCCGAGCCAGCAGCTCCCGGGCCTGATGACGGTCGGCGGCCGGGTGCGGTCACTGCTCGACGGCGCACCGGTCGCGGGCCCGGCGGGCAACGGCGGCTACGACGTCGTGAGCGCGGCCCAGTCGATCGACGGCAAGCGCCTGGCGGTGGTGGAGCGCGACAGCGGCCGGGTGCGCCTGCGGATCGGTGACCTGGGCCACGACCTGCCGCTGGTCGGCCTGGGCGGGACCACGCTGAGCCGCCCGACGTGGCGGCCGGGCACCGGCGAGGTGTGGACGGTGGTCGACCAGGTGTCGGTGGCCCGGATGGTGGTGAACCCGGACAACCAGTGGACCCCGCTGCAGGTCAACGCGACGGACCTGACCCAGCAGGGTGACATCACGGAGCTGCGGTTCTCCCGCGACGGCGCTCGCGTGGCGGCGGTGGTGAACGGGCAGCTGTGGGTGGCTTCGGTGGTCGGCAGCGGCGATTCGGTGGCCCTGCGCGAGCCGAGGTTGCTGCAGCCGCACGACCTGCGCGACGTGGTCGACGTGGACTGGCTGGCCCCGGACATGCTGGTGGCGGTGACGAGGTCGACGTCCCAGCCGGTGGTCCGCGTGACGGTGGACGGGCAGCGGATGGACGCGTTCAACAGCTCCAACCTGACGCCTCAGGTCCACGGCGTGACGGCGGCGCCGGGCCGCCCGATCGTGGTGGCGGACGCGAGCGGCCTGTGGATGGCGTCGGTGCTGGGTGAGGTGTGGCGGCCGCAGAACCACTCGGTGAAGGACGCCGATCCGTTCTACCCGGGCTGA
- a CDS encoding ComF family protein, with protein MLLDLLIPARCAGCGARGAPCCARCAGVWGSVSEVVRVPVAGSARVFALARYRGVARRLLIAYKERGRRDLAASLGRALAAALAVLPLQRTSAAPARRGICLVPAPSRRSASRVRGGPHVERLANAAASVLAGEGVEVAVAPALELAGGARDAVGLDRAERVANLAGRLRFREAGRPPPGFPVVVLDDVITTGATAAACVRALEKEGIEVAAVLTLLAAG; from the coding sequence CTGCTGCTCGACTTGCTGATCCCCGCCCGGTGCGCCGGCTGCGGGGCCCGTGGGGCGCCCTGCTGCGCCCGGTGCGCGGGGGTCTGGGGTTCGGTGTCCGAGGTCGTCCGGGTGCCCGTGGCGGGGTCGGCGCGGGTGTTCGCGCTGGCCCGGTACCGCGGCGTGGCCCGGCGGTTGCTGATCGCCTACAAAGAGCGCGGGCGCCGGGATCTGGCGGCTTCGCTGGGGCGGGCGTTGGCGGCGGCTCTGGCCGTGCTGCCGCTGCAGAGGACTTCGGCGGCCCCGGCGCGCCGCGGGATCTGCTTGGTGCCGGCACCGAGCCGCCGGTCGGCGTCCCGGGTCCGCGGCGGCCCCCACGTCGAGCGCTTGGCGAACGCGGCGGCGAGCGTCCTGGCGGGAGAGGGTGTCGAAGTGGCGGTGGCCCCGGCACTGGAGCTGGCCGGCGGCGCGCGCGACGCGGTCGGCCTGGACCGCGCGGAACGGGTGGCCAATTTGGCGGGCCGGTTGCGCTTCCGCGAGGCGGGGCGTCCGCCGCCGGGGTTTCCGGTGGTGGTGCTCGACGACGTGATCACCACGGGAGCCACGGCAGCCGCTTGCGTGCGGGCGCTGGAGAAGGAGGGGATCGAGGTCGCGGCGGTCCTGACGTTGCTCGCGGCGGGGTGA
- the hpf gene encoding ribosome hibernation-promoting factor, HPF/YfiA family — protein sequence MDIVVKGRNVEVPDHYRALVSEKLARLERYDRKVIRYDVELFHEPNRRQAKSCQRVEITGKGRGPAVRAEACAADFYAALDSAVTKLENRLRRTHDRRRVHYGRSRPESVAEATSVLPGGGSPAAASPAARTAVLEAPEAEPQTNGFASAGEIHLPQQQSWADDDLGHQPGRVVREKQHTAEPMTVDQALYEMELVGHDFYLFNDSEAGRPSVVYRRKGFDYGVIRLG from the coding sequence ATGGACATCGTCGTCAAGGGCCGCAACGTGGAGGTGCCCGACCACTATCGGGCGCTTGTCAGCGAAAAGCTGGCCCGGCTCGAGCGCTACGACAGGAAAGTCATCCGGTACGACGTGGAGCTGTTCCACGAACCCAACCGACGCCAGGCCAAGAGCTGCCAGCGCGTCGAAATCACCGGAAAGGGGCGAGGCCCGGCCGTACGCGCTGAAGCGTGTGCCGCCGACTTCTACGCAGCGCTTGATTCCGCAGTCACCAAGCTGGAAAACCGGCTGCGGAGGACGCACGACCGGAGGCGCGTGCACTACGGGCGCAGCCGCCCGGAATCGGTCGCCGAAGCGACCTCGGTACTGCCGGGTGGTGGATCCCCGGCGGCCGCCAGTCCCGCCGCGCGTACCGCGGTGTTGGAAGCACCCGAAGCCGAACCGCAGACGAACGGCTTCGCGAGTGCCGGAGAGATCCACCTGCCCCAGCAGCAGAGCTGGGCCGACGACGACCTGGGTCACCAGCCCGGTCGCGTCGTTCGCGAGAAGCAGCACACCGCGGAACCCATGACGGTGGACCAGGCTCTCTACGAGATGGAGCTGGTCGGCCACGACTTCTACCTCTTCAACGACTCGGAGGCGGGCCGGCCCAGCGTGGTCTACCGGCGGAAAGGCTTCGACTACGGCGTGATCCGGCTCGGCTGA
- the secA gene encoding preprotein translocase subunit SecA, whose amino-acid sequence MVLNRLLRAGEGKMVKRLRNIADHINTLEDDVKDLTDAELRTKTEEFRKRNGDGESLDDLLPEAFAVVREAAKRVLGQRHFDVQLMGGAALHLGQVAEMKTGEGKTLTCVLPAYLNAIPGKGVHVVTTNDYLAKRDSEWMGRIHRFLGLEVGVILSEQQPDVRRAQYNADITYGTNNEFGFDYLRDNMAWSLDDCVQRGHHFAIVDEVDSILIDEARTPLIISGPADQSSRWYVEFARLAPLMQGIDTTTMGSRERTEKANLINSKYHYEVDQRKRTVAVTEKGVRFVEDQLGIENLYEAANTPLVGYLNNALKVQELFHRDKDYIVRNGEVMIVDEFTGRILVGRRYNEGMHQAIEAKEKVEIKAENQTLATITLQNYFRLYGKLAGMTGTAETEAAEFHQTYKLGVVPIPTNRPMVRADQPDLIYKTEQAKFEAVAEDIAERHEKGQPVLVGTTSVEKSEHLSKLLVKLSVPHEVLNAKHHDREALIVARAGQKGAVTVATNMAGRGTDIVLGGNPDLIADQVLRERGLDPVEHSEEYEAAWPEVLEQVKAESKAEAEEVREAGGLYVLGTERHESRRIDNQLRGRSGRQGDPGESRFYLSLGDELMRRFNATMVERVMTTMRLPDDVPIEHKMVSKAIKSAQTQVEQINMEQRKDVLKYDEVMNEQRKVIYAERHRVLAGENMREQIEGMLVDVVNAYVDGATANGYAEDWDHEKLWTALKQLYPVSIDWDDLMEDGDLDAHSLREALVQDARNAYDKREAEINALVGPDGMRTLEHQVMLTVLDRKWREHLYEMDYLKQGIGMRALAQRDPLIEYQREGFDMFRAMLDSLKEEAVGFLFNLQVERAEAPPAEDAAALPTGVASGNGQPSEGRHARPAPPQPPTTDTESVPAALRGKGLGGGGQQPGVTLSGPGEDGEVESHAEGGAQAAGGGAGGTRRDRRAAQRDAQKKGRKGPRR is encoded by the coding sequence ATGGTGCTGAACCGCCTGCTCCGCGCGGGTGAGGGCAAGATGGTGAAGCGGCTGCGCAACATCGCCGATCACATCAACACCCTCGAAGACGACGTCAAGGACCTGACCGACGCCGAGCTGCGGACCAAGACCGAGGAGTTCCGCAAGCGGAACGGCGACGGCGAATCCCTCGACGACCTGCTGCCCGAGGCCTTCGCGGTCGTCCGGGAGGCGGCCAAGCGGGTGCTCGGCCAGCGCCACTTCGACGTCCAGCTCATGGGCGGCGCGGCGCTGCACCTCGGCCAGGTCGCCGAGATGAAGACCGGTGAGGGCAAGACGCTCACCTGCGTCCTCCCGGCCTACCTCAACGCCATCCCCGGCAAGGGCGTCCACGTCGTCACGACGAACGACTACCTGGCCAAGCGCGACTCGGAGTGGATGGGCCGCATCCACCGGTTCCTCGGCCTCGAGGTCGGCGTCATCCTTTCGGAGCAGCAGCCGGACGTCCGGCGCGCCCAGTACAACGCCGACATCACCTACGGCACGAACAACGAGTTCGGCTTCGACTACCTGCGCGACAACATGGCGTGGAGCCTCGACGACTGCGTGCAGCGCGGGCACCACTTCGCCATCGTCGACGAGGTGGACTCGATCCTCATCGACGAGGCCAGGACGCCGCTGATCATCTCGGGCCCGGCCGACCAGTCGTCGCGCTGGTACGTCGAGTTCGCCCGGCTCGCGCCGCTGATGCAGGGCATCGACACCACCACGATGGGCTCGCGCGAGCGCACCGAGAAGGCGAACCTGATCAACTCGAAGTACCACTACGAGGTCGATCAGCGGAAGCGCACCGTCGCCGTCACCGAGAAGGGCGTCCGGTTCGTCGAGGACCAGCTCGGCATCGAGAACCTGTACGAGGCCGCGAACACCCCGCTGGTCGGGTACCTGAACAACGCGCTGAAGGTCCAGGAGCTCTTCCACCGGGACAAGGACTACATCGTCCGCAACGGCGAAGTCATGATCGTCGACGAGTTCACCGGGCGCATCCTGGTCGGCCGCCGCTACAACGAGGGCATGCACCAGGCGATCGAGGCCAAGGAAAAGGTCGAGATCAAGGCCGAGAACCAGACCCTGGCGACGATCACGCTGCAGAACTACTTCCGCCTCTACGGCAAGCTGGCCGGCATGACCGGTACGGCCGAGACCGAGGCCGCCGAGTTCCACCAGACCTACAAGCTGGGTGTGGTGCCGATCCCGACGAACCGGCCGATGGTCCGCGCCGACCAGCCGGACCTGATCTACAAGACCGAGCAGGCCAAGTTCGAGGCCGTCGCCGAGGACATCGCCGAGCGGCACGAGAAGGGCCAGCCGGTCCTGGTCGGCACGACCAGCGTCGAGAAGTCCGAGCACCTGTCGAAGCTGCTGGTGAAGCTGAGCGTGCCGCACGAGGTGCTGAACGCGAAGCACCACGACCGGGAAGCGCTGATCGTCGCGCGCGCCGGCCAGAAGGGCGCCGTCACGGTCGCCACGAACATGGCGGGCCGCGGTACCGACATCGTGCTGGGCGGCAACCCCGACCTCATCGCCGACCAGGTGCTGCGCGAGCGGGGCCTGGACCCGGTCGAGCACTCCGAGGAGTACGAGGCCGCGTGGCCCGAGGTCCTGGAGCAGGTCAAGGCGGAGTCGAAGGCCGAGGCCGAAGAGGTCCGCGAGGCCGGGGGCCTGTACGTGCTGGGCACCGAGCGGCACGAGTCGCGCCGCATCGACAACCAGCTCCGCGGCCGGTCGGGCCGCCAGGGCGACCCCGGCGAGTCCCGCTTCTACCTCTCGCTCGGTGACGAGCTCATGCGCCGCTTCAACGCAACGATGGTCGAGCGCGTCATGACCACCATGCGGCTGCCCGACGACGTGCCGATCGAGCACAAGATGGTCTCCAAGGCCATCAAGAGCGCGCAGACCCAGGTCGAGCAGATCAACATGGAGCAGCGCAAGGACGTCCTCAAGTACGACGAGGTCATGAACGAGCAGCGCAAGGTGATCTACGCCGAGCGCCACCGCGTGCTCGCCGGCGAGAACATGCGCGAGCAGATCGAGGGCATGCTCGTGGACGTCGTCAACGCCTATGTGGACGGTGCGACCGCCAACGGCTACGCCGAGGACTGGGACCACGAGAAGCTGTGGACGGCGCTGAAGCAGCTCTACCCGGTCAGCATCGACTGGGACGACCTGATGGAGGACGGCGACCTCGACGCGCACAGCTTGCGCGAGGCGCTGGTGCAAGACGCCCGCAACGCCTACGACAAGCGTGAAGCCGAGATCAACGCGCTCGTCGGCCCGGACGGCATGCGGACCCTGGAGCACCAGGTGATGCTGACGGTCCTCGACCGCAAGTGGCGCGAGCACCTCTACGAGATGGACTACCTCAAGCAGGGCATCGGCATGCGGGCGCTCGCGCAGCGCGACCCGCTGATCGAGTACCAGCGCGAGGGCTTCGACATGTTCCGCGCGATGCTCGACTCGCTGAAGGAGGAGGCCGTCGGCTTCCTGTTCAACCTGCAGGTCGAGCGGGCCGAGGCGCCGCCGGCGGAGGACGCCGCCGCGCTGCCGACGGGCGTCGCTTCGGGCAACGGCCAGCCCTCCGAAGGCCGGCACGCGCGGCCGGCGCCGCCGCAGCCGCCGACGACCGACACCGAGTCCGTCCCGGCCGCCCTGCGCGGCAAGGGCCTCGGCGGCGGTGGCCAGCAGCCGGGCGTGACACTGTCCGGTCCGGGCGAGGACGGCGAGGTCGAGTCCCACGCCGAGGGCGGCGCGCAGGCCGCGGGCGGTGGCGCCGGCGGAACCCGCCGTGACCGCCGTGCCGCGCAGCGCGATGCCCAGAAGAAGGGCAGGAAGGGCCCGCGTCGCTGA
- a CDS encoding cytochrome P450, translated as MRAEVRAHPAFFCEGEQLDPQEFFALFAAERRPDPYPHYRRWRERFPVAELAERMFAVSGFAEATQVLRDPAFGHPEPEYLDPADRLPDQPVDESGRVVRAFLSLNPPDHTRLRRLVAKAFTPRMVEQLTPRIEEITASLIDGVRGEFDLMTSLAKPLPVEVIAELLGVPLDDRERFAEWSHALARALDPPFLQRPETVEPAVRARQSFVGYFRELADRRRREPGDDLLSALVAVSDAGDVLSEGELLVTLTLLLIAGHETTTNLIGNGVLALLRHPDGLRPAAEAPDRVVEEVLRHDSPVQLTARTALRDTVLGEVAVPAGSQAIVLIGAANRDPSAGPDPESFDPSRAPGRHLAFGQGIHFCLGAPLARLEGRIVFRELARRLPELRAAGDPKWTATTTLRGLATLPVASGR; from the coding sequence GTGCGTGCGGAAGTCCGTGCGCACCCCGCCTTCTTTTGCGAGGGGGAGCAGCTGGATCCGCAGGAGTTCTTCGCGCTGTTCGCGGCCGAGCGGCGGCCGGATCCGTACCCGCACTACCGGCGGTGGCGCGAGCGCTTCCCCGTCGCGGAACTGGCCGAGCGGATGTTCGCGGTCAGCGGGTTCGCCGAGGCCACCCAGGTGCTGCGCGACCCGGCCTTCGGGCACCCCGAACCGGAGTACCTGGATCCGGCGGACCGGCTTCCGGACCAGCCGGTCGACGAATCGGGACGCGTGGTCCGGGCGTTCCTGTCCCTGAACCCGCCCGACCACACGCGGCTGCGGCGGCTGGTGGCGAAGGCGTTCACGCCGCGGATGGTCGAGCAGCTGACACCGCGGATCGAGGAGATCACCGCGTCGCTCATCGACGGCGTGCGCGGCGAGTTCGACCTGATGACGTCGCTGGCGAAGCCGTTGCCGGTGGAGGTGATCGCGGAGCTGCTCGGGGTACCGCTGGACGACCGCGAGCGCTTCGCGGAGTGGTCGCACGCATTGGCGCGGGCGCTGGACCCGCCGTTCCTGCAACGCCCGGAGACGGTCGAGCCGGCCGTCCGGGCGCGACAGTCGTTCGTCGGCTACTTCCGCGAGCTGGCGGACCGGCGGCGCCGCGAGCCGGGGGACGACCTGCTGTCCGCGCTGGTGGCGGTGTCCGACGCGGGTGACGTGCTCAGCGAGGGCGAGCTGCTGGTGACGCTCACGCTCCTGCTGATCGCCGGCCACGAGACGACGACGAACCTGATCGGCAACGGAGTACTGGCGCTGCTGCGGCACCCGGACGGCCTGCGCCCCGCGGCGGAGGCGCCCGACCGGGTGGTGGAGGAGGTGCTGCGCCACGACTCGCCGGTCCAGCTGACGGCCCGGACAGCGTTGCGCGACACGGTTTTGGGCGAGGTGGCGGTGCCGGCGGGCAGCCAGGCGATCGTCCTGATCGGAGCGGCCAACCGCGACCCGTCGGCGGGCCCGGACCCGGAGTCGTTCGACCCGTCCCGCGCGCCGGGGCGGCACCTGGCGTTCGGCCAGGGAATCCACTTCTGCCTCGGCGCCCCACTGGCGAGACTGGAGGGCCGCATCGTGTTCCGGGAGCTGGCCCGCCGTCTGCCGGAGTTACGGGCGGCAGGCGATCCGAAGTGGACCGCGACGACGACCCTGCGCGGCTTGGCGACGCTGCCGGTCGCGAGTGGTCGGTAG
- a CDS encoding Rv3235 family protein has product MRTLVHYEVPRRAERPAAVPPHGHRRSDARWPVPRQLEAGEVSHLLKMLLEAYDGRRPVPQIRGMVAPEVFAGLSGPHPGRPRHRMGRVHVCTPVPGVIEACARVEADGRSFALAARFTRTPAGWQCVRFALLKPGRPDQQARRPAAA; this is encoded by the coding sequence GTGAGAACGCTGGTCCACTACGAAGTGCCGCGCCGGGCCGAACGGCCGGCGGCGGTGCCCCCGCACGGACACCGCCGGAGCGACGCCCGGTGGCCGGTGCCGAGACAACTCGAGGCGGGCGAGGTCAGCCATCTGCTGAAGATGCTGCTGGAGGCGTACGACGGCCGGCGGCCGGTGCCGCAGATCCGCGGGATGGTGGCGCCGGAGGTCTTCGCCGGCCTCAGCGGGCCACACCCGGGGCGGCCGCGGCACCGGATGGGCCGGGTGCACGTGTGCACCCCGGTGCCGGGGGTGATCGAGGCGTGCGCCCGGGTGGAGGCGGACGGCCGGTCGTTCGCGCTGGCGGCCCGCTTCACCAGGACCCCGGCGGGCTGGCAGTGCGTGCGTTTCGCACTGCTGAAGCCGGGTCGGCCGGACCAGCAGGCGCGACGGCCGGCGGCGGCGTGA
- a CDS encoding HAD-IA family hydrolase: MVDFAGVLTDPDAGRFYDYLAAARERGVRTALLSNAPGASAEVKNTMFDFFDALVFSGEVGVAKPDPAVYLIAADRLGLPAVRCAFVDDSAANIRGAVEAGMVGVHHRSVEETLTELGALFPDL; encoded by the coding sequence TTGGTCGATTTCGCCGGAGTTCTCACGGATCCCGACGCCGGCCGCTTCTACGACTACCTGGCGGCCGCGCGCGAACGCGGCGTCCGCACCGCGCTGCTGTCCAACGCCCCCGGGGCGTCGGCCGAGGTGAAGAACACGATGTTCGACTTTTTCGACGCCCTCGTGTTTTCCGGTGAGGTCGGTGTCGCGAAACCGGATCCCGCGGTCTACCTCATCGCGGCCGACCGGCTCGGCCTGCCCGCCGTGCGTTGTGCGTTCGTCGACGACTCGGCCGCGAACATCCGCGGCGCCGTCGAGGCGGGCATGGTCGGCGTGCACCACCGGTCGGTCGAGGAGACGCTCACCGAACTCGGCGCGCTGTTCCCGGACCTCTGA
- a CDS encoding TrmH family RNA methyltransferase: MGDESTVSPKDRFLTVYGRKPVLEALADDGLRVDKVILADTARGPGAAEIQRAAKAAGVAVQRASAHRVKVLAGNGKQDQGVLADVVAPRMRALEAALSDRRPPSRVLLLDGITTPANVGMILRTATAAGLDGVIVPRRGVAALDPMVVKASAGVAFRAPVLRCGSAREAAEMLTEAGYGLYALGASAKTSIFDFDLPQRAAFVLGGETAGVGGEVGELVTEWVSIPMPGDVESLNVSAAAAVLSFELVRRAR, from the coding sequence GTGGGTGATGAGTCGACTGTCTCGCCGAAAGACCGCTTCCTGACCGTCTACGGCCGGAAGCCGGTGCTCGAAGCACTGGCCGACGACGGCCTGCGCGTGGACAAGGTGATCCTCGCCGACACCGCCCGCGGCCCCGGCGCGGCGGAGATACAGCGCGCGGCGAAGGCCGCCGGCGTGGCGGTGCAGCGCGCCAGCGCCCACCGGGTCAAGGTGCTCGCCGGTAACGGCAAGCAGGACCAGGGCGTGCTCGCCGACGTCGTCGCGCCGCGCATGCGCGCGCTCGAAGCCGCGCTGTCGGACCGCCGACCGCCTTCGCGCGTGCTGCTGCTCGACGGCATCACCACGCCCGCGAACGTCGGGATGATCCTGCGCACGGCGACCGCCGCCGGGCTGGACGGCGTGATCGTGCCGCGCCGCGGTGTCGCGGCGCTCGACCCGATGGTGGTCAAGGCTTCGGCCGGGGTCGCCTTCCGCGCGCCGGTGCTGCGGTGCGGCTCCGCGCGCGAAGCCGCCGAAATGCTCACCGAAGCCGGCTACGGCCTTTACGCGCTGGGCGCGTCGGCGAAAACCTCGATTTTCGATTTCGACCTGCCGCAGCGCGCCGCGTTCGTCCTCGGCGGCGAGACGGCCGGGGTCGGCGGCGAAGTCGGCGAGCTCGTCACGGAATGGGTGTCGATTCCCATGCCGGGTGACGTCGAGTCGCTGAATGTCTCAGCTGCCGCCGCGGTCCTGTCGTTCGAGCTGGTCCGCCGGGCGCGGTGA